The Anopheles moucheti chromosome 3, idAnoMoucSN_F20_07, whole genome shotgun sequence genome contains the following window.
aacaacggaaGAACCGTAGTTACCCACGTTTCTACACCAGCGACGGAGCATGTGGAACAGTTGATTCAACGAAGCTGCCATCGCCGAAGAGGAAGAGGATATAAACCAAGATATCCGCCTATCCAATACCAGTTTCAAAATTACGCTTCTAAAAATCATCGTTTTGAGCAAAGTTATCCTACCCTAATGGAAACAATTGCACCAAAACGACCGATCGTCGAAGCAGAGGCTTGTGTAACGGCTATAAAGGGGGATAACAATAACAACGACACCGACAAACTCAATTCGCCATCGAAACAGCCTACTGTGAAAGATAGTAACGAAAGTATGGGCGAAACTTGCGAACACGTTGATGGAGGCATAATGTCTACGGAACCGTATTGTGATGTGTGGGACTCGATTAATATGATCGATCTACCACCCGAAGTAATGGGCCTATCGCACACCATTCCAAAGGTAAGCATTACTCATTACTTTGCGGAGAAAGCGGAAACAAACGTGCGCATCCAGTATGTACTTAATCCGAACCGCATCTGGCTGGTAAGTGTCCTGCAGGACAAAATATTAGAGGAATTGTTTAAACAGATGCAAGAATTCTACCAAACAATGCCACGTTACGATTGGTATGTAGAGGCAAACAAGGTCCAGCATGGAATGTACTGTGCCGTCTCAATTGATCACGTCTGGCATAGGGCGAGAATAGTGGGACCGCTGATTGGGAGAGAAGTGAAGATATTCTTCATCGACACCGGTGTCATGAAGTCCATGGATTATAAACACATCAGGTACCTGTACAAACTGTTCAGCAATATTCCGGCACAGGCGATTCGTGCCTCATTGGCGGGTCTTATTCCCAAGTGCTATGCATGGACCAGGGCTGAATCGGAATGTTTATCAGCAAGTATTTCCCATAAACAGGCATTTACGGCTTACACGTTGTGCATAAATCACAAGGTACGTATTATAAGGTTTGGCCGTGATAAACCATTTACTCATCGTCCATTGAATCTACTCAGCTCGGTATTTTGAATATTGTACTGAAGGatgaaaacaatattataaatgAGCAATTCGCTGCGACAACGAATGCTCGCTGGATGGGCGCAGTCTATATACCCCAGGGGGTAAGTATCACTTCTGAGTAAACTGTTTGCGAGGGAAATTCTACAAGGCCATCACTTTTCAGCCCGAGGCGTATCGTAACAAACTACACAGCTTTAACGAAAAGCATCCAAGGTAAGAGTACTATGCACTTCAACTCATCACATTCTGATGCAAGTATATACTCTGATAACGTttctttttatcatttcgcaGCTTCTTCTGCAT
Protein-coding sequences here:
- the LOC128305466 gene encoding uncharacterized protein LOC128305466, which translates into the protein MDAYSKLANLKPLIRSMVMSHRNKTVCIQELQRDFQDIEGFPIPYAQLGFENVFALLYAMPDIVKVSNNNGRTVVTHVSTPATEHVEQLIQRSCHRRRGRGYKPRYPPIQYQFQNYASKNHRFEQSYPTLMETIAPKRPIVEAEACVTAIKGDNNNNDTDKLNSPSKQPTVKDSNESMGETCEHVDGGIMSTEPYCDVWDSINMIDLPPEVMGLSHTIPKVSITHYFAEKAETNVRIQYVLNPNRIWLVSVLQDKILEELFKQMQEFYQTMPRYDWYVEANKVQHGMYCAVSIDHVWHRARIVGPLIGREVKIFFIDTGVMKSMDYKHIRYLYKLFSNIPAQAIRASLAGLIPKCYAWTRAESECLSASISHKQAFTAYTLCINHKLGILNIVLKDENNIINEQFAATTNARWMGAVYIPQGPEAYRNKLHSFNEKHPSFFCIEEGHFPTVDELRYFLDQDFDYEELYTRLPHPDNYGVVEKISRASNEQMAKLYGIESATDEEEINLSPRNDA